One Chordicoccus furentiruminis DNA window includes the following coding sequences:
- a CDS encoding rhamnan synthesis F family protein — MIEKNKDAKILVILHLFYPMSWIEIKEYLDNLSCYHYELIVTVTNGMIPDAVIAQIRDFKPDVRIIECENKGFDVRPFMMAIQSVDLHKYDVVVKLQSKSTKRRWIFIYNQLFLRRDWFLDLFEGILSPENVHQNIDTLLHDPEIGLVAARNLIVHDPSYKEELVRRIARKHNVIMRDHYEFVAGTCFMAKAETLEVLKNIKYSDSDFDSRQGANGNTRGMSFAHFLERYMCTSVSDQGYAFKGNDIRIKRHKFLEPAAKVLRRYSSANLLTEDIEFDPEWFYWQLDNQLITWKYKKVPIKKLKHCFDFKVTPLLETQPYRYLKGDVEGYKKYCDFHQKNGLPVMSVERFEKLRKSIARNGYNPRNIIIVSPNNVIMDGQHRACCLCEQLGEDASVKVLQVHILRPKEILRERLPMPLQKKIHDFRHRNDS; from the coding sequence ATGATAGAAAAAAACAAAGATGCAAAAATTCTTGTCATTCTGCATCTGTTTTATCCGATGAGCTGGATCGAGATAAAAGAATATTTAGATAATTTATCCTGCTATCATTACGAGCTGATTGTGACCGTTACGAACGGGATGATTCCGGATGCCGTCATCGCTCAAATCAGAGACTTCAAGCCAGATGTCCGGATCATCGAATGTGAGAACAAAGGATTTGATGTAAGGCCATTTATGATGGCGATACAATCTGTGGATTTGCACAAATATGATGTTGTTGTCAAACTCCAGTCTAAAAGCACGAAAAGAAGATGGATTTTCATTTATAATCAGCTGTTCCTGCGCAGGGACTGGTTTCTTGACCTGTTTGAAGGGATACTGTCACCGGAAAACGTCCATCAGAATATTGACACGCTTCTTCATGACCCTGAGATCGGATTGGTTGCGGCTCGAAATCTGATCGTTCATGATCCTTCTTATAAAGAAGAATTAGTCAGGAGAATCGCCCGGAAGCACAATGTCATCATGAGGGATCACTATGAATTTGTTGCCGGTACCTGCTTTATGGCTAAGGCTGAAACCTTAGAGGTTCTTAAAAATATAAAATACAGCGACTCGGATTTTGACAGCCGGCAGGGAGCTAACGGAAATACAAGAGGCATGTCGTTTGCGCATTTCCTTGAACGGTATATGTGTACATCCGTGAGCGATCAGGGTTATGCATTTAAAGGCAATGATATTCGCATTAAGCGACATAAATTTCTGGAGCCCGCTGCAAAGGTGCTGAGGCGATATTCTTCTGCCAATCTGCTCACTGAAGACATTGAATTTGATCCGGAATGGTTCTACTGGCAGCTGGATAACCAACTGATAACATGGAAATATAAAAAAGTACCTATTAAAAAACTCAAACATTGTTTTGACTTTAAGGTCACGCCTCTTCTGGAGACACAACCTTACCGGTATCTGAAAGGTGATGTTGAGGGATATAAGAAATACTGTGATTTTCATCAAAAAAATGGTCTTCCTGTTATGTCGGTAGAACGCTTTGAAAAGCTCAGAAAATCGATCGCCAGGAATGGATACAATCCGAGAAATATCATTATTGTAAGTCCGAATAATGTGATCATGGACGGACAGCACCGAGCCTGCTGCTTGTGTGAACAGCTGGGTGAAGATGCATCTGTCAAAGTTCTTCAGGTCCATATTCTGCGGCCCAAAGAAATCTTGAGGGAAAGGCTTCCGATGCCGCTTCAGAAGAAAATCCATGATTTCAGACATAGGAATGATTCATAA
- a CDS encoding flippase, whose protein sequence is MKRKSLKVNAALNVIKQLCMIIFPMITFPYASRVLGTFHYGKINFGSSIISYIMLIAGLGVSKYAIREGARVKDDRKRLDELCDEVFSINIISTIVAYAVLLFLMLFWKKLDGYKALLMIQGLTVLFTTIGTDWINSIYEDFLYLTIRYIVCQGIAVVLMLALVRSKNDYLLYALAGTSSIVLANMANIFYIRKAYNIHLHFTIHLNVRKHLKPILLLFGTAIASMIYVNSDVTILGVLKNENEVGLYSASAKIYSLVKQVLNALLIVAVPRISNEIATSTREKLNAHLSEILGDLLIMAGPACIGLLSLSRNIILLFSGSSFEGAASSLQILSFSLIFATLACFYINVVLIPFRMEKGALLATIVSATVNIVLNFILIPHYGKDAAAFTTLLSEAILTMMGIFYTRKLIHLQITRPLIIGILNAAVTFFSCRFISGMKLGNLFTIILSILASGVLCAAVLLVGYREKFNSFAGMITSKLKK, encoded by the coding sequence ATGAAAAGAAAATCACTGAAAGTCAATGCGGCTTTAAATGTAATAAAACAACTATGTATGATCATCTTTCCGATGATCACATTCCCATATGCCTCCAGAGTGCTGGGAACGTTTCATTATGGAAAAATCAATTTTGGATCTTCGATCATCAGTTACATAATGCTTATTGCCGGACTGGGCGTTTCGAAATATGCAATTCGTGAAGGGGCAAGAGTAAAAGACGACAGGAAGAGGCTGGATGAGCTGTGCGATGAGGTTTTCAGTATCAATATCATATCCACGATTGTCGCATACGCAGTTTTGCTTTTCCTGATGCTGTTCTGGAAAAAACTCGACGGATATAAAGCCCTTCTGATGATTCAGGGGCTGACTGTCTTGTTCACCACAATAGGGACTGACTGGATCAATTCGATCTACGAAGATTTTCTTTATCTTACAATCCGGTATATCGTATGCCAGGGCATTGCCGTTGTACTCATGCTCGCGCTTGTGAGAAGCAAGAACGACTATTTATTGTACGCCCTCGCGGGTACTAGCAGCATTGTGCTGGCGAATATGGCCAACATCTTTTACATCAGGAAAGCCTATAACATACACCTTCACTTTACAATTCATCTGAATGTCAGAAAGCATCTGAAACCTATCCTTCTGCTTTTTGGTACTGCGATTGCGTCCATGATTTATGTCAACTCGGATGTTACGATTCTGGGTGTTCTTAAGAATGAAAACGAAGTCGGACTTTACAGTGCTTCCGCCAAAATATACTCATTAGTAAAACAGGTTTTGAATGCATTGCTGATCGTTGCTGTTCCCAGAATTTCAAACGAAATTGCAACGAGCACCAGGGAAAAATTAAATGCACACCTGTCTGAGATACTGGGAGACTTATTGATTATGGCAGGCCCGGCCTGTATCGGCCTTCTGTCTTTGTCAAGGAACATTATATTACTCTTTTCAGGCAGCAGCTTCGAAGGAGCGGCCTCATCCTTACAGATTCTCAGCTTTTCACTGATATTTGCGACGCTGGCTTGTTTTTATATCAATGTTGTCTTGATTCCGTTCCGGATGGAAAAGGGCGCACTGTTAGCGACAATTGTTTCTGCCACGGTAAATATTGTTCTGAATTTCATTTTGATTCCTCATTATGGGAAGGACGCAGCTGCTTTTACGACATTGCTTTCTGAGGCTATCCTGACTATGATGGGAATCTTCTACACAAGAAAACTGATTCATCTGCAAATCACACGGCCATTGATCATAGGAATTCTGAATGCAGCAGTCACTTTTTTCAGCTGCCGCTTTATTTCGGGTATGAAACTGGGAAACCTTTTCACGATCATTCTCTCTATACTGGCTTCCGGTGTTTTATGTGCGGCTGTTCTGCTTGTCGGATATAGGGAAAAGTTTAACAGTTTTGCCGGAATGATCACATCGAAACTGAAGAAATGA